The Bacillus sp. Y1 genome includes the window ACTTCATAGTTTACTTGATAGGTGCAAAAGAAAAAACTTTTGCTTAAAAGGGAAGCACGGTGAAAAGCCGTCGCGGTACCCGCCACTGTATTGGGGAGCTTTGTTACAAATGGTCACTGAGTAAAATCGGGAAGACGTAACAAAAGCAAGGAACCAGAGCCAGGAGACCTGCCTATAAAGTGTGTCACATACCTACGGGACTATAGGTAGATGTGTAGAAAGATGTACATTCCGTATGTTCTTATGCACCTCTATTTGTAGGGGTGCTTTTTTATTACAAAAAATGTGAGGAAGTGGAAAACATGACAACATGGAATTTAAATGGGACAAAGCATCACATCTTGATTTGTAATGGAAGTAGTTGCATGAGAAAAGGGGGAGAAGAAGTAACGCAAGCGATTCGTGATGAAATTAAGCAGTTGGAGTTGGACAACAAGATTCATACAACAAGAACGAGATGCAATGGAAGATGCAAGGATGCTTGTGTCACCATCGTTTATCCAGAAGGCATCTGGTATAAGGCACTTACAGAGGACATGGGACGAGAAATCGTACGGAGTCATCTCGCTCAAGGAAAGATACTAAAAGAATCTGTTATTTATACATACGACCAGGAAGGCTTCGTAGCACCTGAAAACTCAGATAGTATTGAGGGAATTTTGAAAAAAGTGAAAGAAGGGGTATGACCTATGGAATTTATCATGTTTGCTCTGCTTGCTGTGTTTATTGGCATGAGGCATGGAATCGACGGAGATCATGTAGCAGCGATTGCCGACATGGTTGGCAGTGAGCAGCGTAAGAAGAAACAGCTTACTCTTGGTGTGATGTATGCCATTGGCCACGGCATGATTGTGATGGTTATTGGAGTGTTATTTATTTATATTGGTTTACAACTTCCAGATGTAACGAAGCAAGTACTAGAAATGCTCGTTAGCTTCACCCTTATTTTGCTCGGAATGTTTATTATTTGGTCGATTTTTCAACAAAAGAAAGATTACGAATATAAAAGCCGACTAAGAATTGTTGTTGAGTTTTTCCATAACATCGCTAATAAAGTGAAATCAGGAACAAAAACCAATCAACTTTCACCTACGAAACTCGGTGCCGTTGGAGCGTTTATTATTGGCATTCTTCACGGCATTGGTGTGGAAAGTCCGACTCAGATCGCGATAATTTCTAATGCGATGGGGCTTGATAATATAACCGTTGCCCTTATTCAACTGACTCTATTTGTTTTTGGGTTACTCATAGCAACAATCGGAATTACGTTTTGTCTTTCATGGGGATTTATGAAAGCTAGAGTGAAAGACAAGCTGTTTTTACTATTAGGCACGGTAACAGGCGCCTATAGCTTAGTACTCGGAATTTTTATGATGGTGGAACTATTGAAAGGAGGAGCGTAATTGAAAGGAAAGCTGTTAGTCATTGGTTTTGGTCCCGGAAGTGAGGAGCATATTACGGACCGAGCAAAAAAAGCGCTTCAAGAAAGCGATATGATCATCGGCTACAAAACATATGTAGAGCTGATAGAAGGTTTACTCGACGGACAAGAAATCATTAGCACAGGGATGACAGAAGAAGTAACTCGAGCTCAAGAGGCAGTGAGGCAGGCCGAGATCGGAAAAAAAGTGGCAGTGATCTCTAGTGGAGATGCAGGTGTGTATGGAATGGCTGGTCTTGTGTACGAAGTGTTGGTTGAAAAAGGCTGGAAGCAAGACACGGGTGTTGAGGTTGAGGTAATTCCAGGAATCTCAGCCATCAATTCATGTGCATCCCTATTGGGAGCCCCTGTCATGCATGATGCCTGCACGATCAGCCTAAGTGACCATCTGACTCCTTGGAGCTTGATTGAACAACGAATTGAAGCAGCTGCACAAGCAGATTTTGTGATTGCCTTGTATAACCCCATGAGCGGAAGAAGAACCCGACAAATTGTCGAGGCACAGCGGATACTATTAAAATACCGATCGCCGGAGACACCGGTTGGACTTGTAAAAAGTGCCTTTCGTGATCGTCAAAGCATTACGCGCACCACATTAGAAGACATGATGAATCACGAAATTGGCATGTTAACTACTGTGCTGATTGGAAACTCGTCAACGTTCTTTTACGACGACTTGATGATTACGCCAAGAGGTTACCAGCGAAAGTATACGTTGAGGCAAAAGGAACAACCATTGAAACCCCATCAACGATTGAAAAAGGAAGCTGAGCCATGGGCGTTAGAGCAGGTGGTGGTGGGTACTTCCTCTAGAGAAATCGCGGATGAAGCATTACAGCTAATTTTAGGCAAAAGCAATCAACCAAAAGAGTACATCCAACAACCCATTCAATCAATCTTTGAAGTGTCGGTTAGTCCGGGTGTTGTGAACAAAAAATTTACCCCTAAGCAAATGAGCACACTAGCTGAGATCGTTGGTGATGCCGGCAGCATGGAGTATACCCAGGACCATCATATTAAGCTTCAAGTTCCAACCTCTAACCCAGATCTTGTTGTAAGTGAGCTTGAAGAGGTAGGTTTTCTTCTTGCCCCTGTAGGCGATGTATTGACACTGAAGGCCTGCGATTTTTGTGAAGGAGAAAAGAAGGATAGCATTCCTTATGCAGAGGCGTTACAAGCAAGACTTGGTGGAATGGAGTTGCCAAAAGAACTGAAGATCGGCTTCAACGGTTGTGGAATGGCGTGCTTTGGCGCGGTTCGTGAAGATATCGGCATTGTATTTAGAAAAGGTGCTTTTGATTTATTTTTAGGTGGAAAAACGATCGGAAGAAACGCACACTCCGGACAAATTGTCGCTGAAGGGATTGCTGCGGACGAAATCGTAGGACTAGTAGATAGAATCGTTCATGAGTATAAGGAAAAAGGGCATCCGAATGAGCGTTTCCATAAATTCTTTAAGCGGGTGAAGAACGTGTGCGACTTTGAATTTCAAGACGTATCACCGTCTTTAAAAATAGAACCCGCCCCTTGTGGAGATTAAGAGTTTACTATCTAACGCCATTCATCAAGATTATGAAACAATCAAACTACAAAAGCAGCCACAAAAACATTTAAGGAGGATAACACATGAAAGCTATCTTATTCGTAGGACACGGAAGTCGCGACCACGAAGGTAATGACCAAGTCCGTGAGTTTATCAACGATCTTAGAGCAAATGTAGATGCATCCATCCTCGTAGAAACATGTTTTCTAGAATTCGAGAGACCCACCGTCGGACAAGGTATTGACTTATGTGTGGAAAAAGGTGCTACAGAAATCGCGGTAATCCCGATTATGCTACTCCAAGCAGGTCATTCCAAAATCCACATCCCTGGAGCGATTGATGAAGCAAAAGAAAAATATCCTCATATTTCGTTTACATATGGACGACCTATCGGGATTCATGAAGAAGCTCTAGATATCTTACAAACAAGACTAATAGAAGCCGGAGAAGACTTGGAATTCCCAGATGAGGATACAGCGATCTTACTCCTAGGTCGCGGCGGTAGCGATCCGGATGCAAATAGTGATTTATACAAGATTGGCAGACTTCTATGGGAAAAAACAAAGTATAGAATCGTTGAGCCAGCGTTTATGGGTGTGACTGACCCTCTAGTAAACGCAGGAATTGAACGATGTATCAAGCTTGGAGCAAAGAAAGTAATCATTTTACCTTATTTTCTTTTTACTGGAATTTTAATCAAGCGGCTAGAAGAACTTGTTTTAGAGTTCCAACAAAGCTTCCCTGGTATTAAATTCCAACTTGCTGGCTATTTTGGTTTTCACCCTAAGCTACAAACCATTCTATTAAACCGAGCAGAAGAAGCGCTTCAAGGGGAAGTGAAAATGAACTGTGATACATGCCAATATCGCGTAAATGCGATGGAGTTTATCGGTCATCATCACCATCATGACCATGCTCACGATCATCATCATGAGCATGAGCATCATCATCACCACCATGAGGAAAAGGCAGGGAGCGCCAAGTGATTTTCATGTTAGCCGGAACAAGCGACGCAAGGGCATTAGCTCTCGAAATAAAGACTGAAGGTCATGAGCTCCTTACAACAGTCGTAACAGATAACGCAGCAATTGAAATGAACAAGTCAAACATCCCTGTCCATATCGGTCGATTAACAGCAGATGAAATGGTCCATCTAATAGAGTCAAAAGGAGCTACCACAGTTATCGACGCGAGCCATCCATTTGCTGAGGAAGCGTCGAAAAATGCCATTCAAGCAGCCAAACATTTAGGGCTCCCATATATTCGTTACGAACGAGCGTCCCAAACATTTGATTACGAAAAATTAACGGTGGTCACCACCTACAAAGAAGCAGCCCAACTTGCCGCAACCAAACAAGGTGTTATCATGCTTACAACGGGGAGTAAAACATTGCAAATGTTTACAGAGGAATTATTGAACAAGCCGGATATACGCCTCGTGGCTCGAATGCTCCCACGTTTAGACAATATGAAAAAATGCGAGCAACTTGGGTTTCCTCAAAAAAACATCATCGCCATACAAGGACCGTTCACAAAGGAGTTTGACCAAGTACTTTATAAGCAATACAAAGTCAACGTCATGATTACAAAAGAAAGTGGCAAGGTCGGCTCGGTCGATGAAAAAGTGGAGGCAGCAAAAGAATTAGGTATTGAGATCATTATGATAGCCAGACCATACATGGACTATGGTGATAGCTATTCAGAATTCTCCCCCATATTAAAAGCACTAAAAGGAGTGGAATCAAATGGATTTTAAAACAGAGTTCAAACCATTAACCGTTCAACCTGAGGAAATTGAAGGAATTAGTTTTCAAATGATCGATGATGAGGTCGGAGAGCATCATTACTCTCCTGAGCAATACAGGGTCGTTCAACGAGTGATTCACGCTTCAGCCGATTTTGAACTCGGAAAAAGTCTCTTATTTCATCCCAAAGCCATGGAAGCAGGCATCCAGGCCATTCGCAGTGGAAAAAAAGTCGTTGCTGACGTTCAAATGGTGCAATCAGGTGTAAACAAGACAAGAATTGAAAAATTCGGCGGAGAAGTAAAAGTATATATATCAGACACAGACGTGATGAAAGAAGCGAAACGATTAAATACAACAAGAGCGATTATTGCAACCCGAAAAGCCATAAAAGAAGCAGAAGGTGGCATTTTTGCTATCGGTAATGCACCAACTGCCTTACTAGAGCTGATTCGCCTGATTAAAGAAGAGGACGCAAAACCAGGCCTTATTATCGGTCTGCCCGTTGGATTTGTTTCTGCGGCCGAGTCAAAGGAAGAGCTCGCGAAGCTAGATGTGCCCTTTATTACGAACATCGGTAGAAAGGGCGGTAGTACAGTTACAGTTGCTGCTTTGAATGCCATTTCCATTCTTGCTGATCAGGTATAAACGATGGCCGAGCAAGTGAAAGAGGAGAAAAAACTAAGGGAAGGCTACACGACTGGAGCCTGTGCAACTGCTGCTACAAAAGCGGCACTCACCGCTTTAATTACCAAGGAGGATCAAACAGAGTCAACAATTTTTCTCCCTGTTGGCCGGTTTGTGACCTTTGCCATTGAAAGTTGTCAGGTTTCCACCACCATAGCTGAAGCAACCGTCATAAAAGACGGAGGAGATGACCCGGATGCCACTCATGAAGCTGAAATCATCTCTACCGTTACTTGGTCGAAAGAACCCGGAATTTCTCTCGATGGAGGCATGGGGGTCGGGAGGGTGACGAAACCTGGTCTTCCCGTTCCGGTTGGGGAGGCAGCTATTAATCCTGTCCCACGAAAAATGATTCTCGGTGTTGCAGAAGAAGTATTACAAGCTTACAAAGTAGAAAAAGGAATCAAAATCGTTATTAGCGTGCCAGCGGGTGAAGAAATTGCAAAAAAAACCTTAAATGGCCGATTAGGTATTCTTGGCGGAATTTCGATTTTAGGAACGAGAGGAATTGTCGTTCCCTTTTCAACGTCTGCCTATAAAGCGAGTATTGTGCAAGCGATTAGTGTGGCTCGTGCAAGTGGATGCGATCAAATCGTTATCACTACCGGTGGTCGGAGTGAAAAATATGCGATGAAGCAGTACCCTGATTTACCAGAAGAAGCTTTCGTTGAAATGGGAGACTTTGTTGGATTCTCATTAAAACAATGCAAAAAGCAAGGTGCGAAGAAGGTTTCGATGGTGGGAATGATGGGCAAGTTTTCAAAGGTAGCACAAGGAGTCATGATGGTTCACTCCAAAAGTGCTCCAATTGATTTTGGGTTTTTAGCAGAAATGGCGGAGCAAGCTGGTGCGCATGAAGAACTGGTGAATGACATTAAGGGAGCAAATACAGCGTCGCAGGTTGGCGATATGATGTCCGAATTAGGATATCACCAATTCTTTGATTTGCTATGTGGATCATGTTGTAGCGAAGCCCTAAAAGAAGTGAATGGTGGTTTAGAAGTGGATACAACCATCTATACATTAAAAGGCGAATTATTAGGAAAGGCGGTGCGTCAAGGATGAAACCAATTAAGATGATTGGAATAGGTGATGACGGGAAGAAAAGTCTTCTGCCACATTATGAAAAATGGATATATGAAAGTGAGTTATTAGTAGGAGGACACCGGCAGTTAGCTTATTTTCCTGACTACACAGGAGAAACCCTCCCCATTGAAGGTGGACTAACCAGCTTAGTAGAAAAATTAATAACTGAGACAAAAAGAATTGTCATTTTAGCGTCTGGAGATCCGCTATTTTTTGGAATCGGAAGCTACCTTTCTAGCAAGCTCCCTTTAGAAATATTTCCTTATTTAAGCTCAGTTCAGCTAGCCTTTGCAAAAATGGGTGAACGCTGGCAGGATGCCCATGTAGAAAGTCTTCACGGAAGAAGTATGAAAGGATTAGCGCAGCGTATAGACGGTAAGTCAAAGGTGGCGATTCTAACGGATGTGGAAAACTCTCCGAATATAATTGCCGACTATCTTCTGTCCTTTGGTATGACCGAGTACGAAGCATTTGTGGGAGAGAATTTAGGGGGAGATCACGAAAGAGTCGGCTGGTATCAGCTCCAAGATATGCGTACCTTCGAGTTTTCTCCATTAAATATCGTGATTTTGAAAAAAGTAAATCCAGCTCCTTCTTGGCCAATTGGTATTGATGATCATGAATTTATTCAAAGAAAACCGGAAAAAGGGCTCATTACAAAAAAAGAAGTTAGAGTATTAAGCGTTAGCTCCCTTCAACTTCAAAGAGACAGCGTCGTTTGGGACATTGGCACTTGTACCGGTTCAGTTGCAATTGAAGCAGGTAGAATTGCTCGGGATGGGCAAATTTATGCCATAGAAAAGAATGAAGCGGACTTAGACAACTGCATACAAAATCTAGCGAAATTCCGAGTGGATGCCAACGTTGTTCATGGGAAAGCTCCCGAAAAATTAGATGAGTTTCCCTCTCCAGATGCCGTATTTATTGGCGGAACAGCTGGTGGGATGGAAGAGATACTGAGGATTTGCTGTAAGAGGCTGAATCAGAACGGTCGCATTGTTCTTAACGCGGTTACGATTGAAAACTTAGCCGAAGCCATGGCTGTTTTTAAAAGGAATCACTTTAAAACAGAGGTAACGCTAGCACAAATTTCAAGAAGTAAGCCTATTTTAAATCTGACTCGCTTCGATGCGTTAAATCCTATTTATATTATTTCGGCAAAAAGAGAGGACGGAGAAGAAACATGTTAGGAACATTATACGGATTGGGCGTAGGACCCGGAGACCCAGAACTCATCACAGTGAAAGCCTTTCGACGTTTAAAAGAGTCACCTGTGATTGCATACCCGAAAAAACAAAGAGGAAGCAAAAGCTATGCCCATAAAATCATAGATGTATATTTTCAACCAGAAGAAAAAGAAATGCTCGGTCTTGTGTTTCCAATGACAAAGGATCAAGATATTTTAGAGAAAAAATGGACAGAAACGGTTGAACAAATATGTGAAAAGCTACAACAAGGGAAAGACGTGGCATTCGTTACAGAAGGCGATCCACTCCTTTACAGTACCTTCATCCATATGATGCGATTAATGCAAGAAAAGCACCCCGAAGTCCCGATTGAAGTGGTGCCAGGAATCTCTTCGTTTAATGGAGCTGCCTCCCGACTAGGAATTGCCCTAGCAGATGGGGACGATCATATTGCCATTGTTCCAGCAAGAGATGACTATGAAACCATGAAAAAAGTGATTCAAGAAAATGATTGTGTCATTTTTATAAAAGTCGCAAAGGTCATTGATGTCATGCTCCACGTTCTTCGAGATTTGGATTTATTACATAAAGCATCCGTTGTTACAAAGGTAACGTCTGATGAGGAAATCATTTGGAATGCAGCCGAGCTCGATGGTGCTGAGCTTGAATACTTAACATTAATGGTGGTGAGAAAATGAAGCTATACATCATAGGTGCCGGACCAGGAGATCCTGACCTAATTACGGTAAAGGGGTTAAAGCTTTTACAAGAAGCCGATGTGGTTCTTTATGCAGATTCTCTAGTGAATAAAGAGCTAATTAATCAATCCAAACCAACGGCTGAAGTGATGAAAACAGCAGGTATGCATCTCGATGAAATGGTGGATATCATGGTGGACCGAATTCGCGCGGGGTTAAAAGTTGTTCGCGTTCACACAGGAGATCCAGCTGTATACGGAGCGATAATGGAACAAATGACTCTTTTAAAAAAAGCAGGGATTGAAGTAGAGATTGTTCCTGGCGTTAGCTCGGTGTTTGCTGCCGCTGCTGCTGCCCAAGCCGAGTTAACGATTCCCGATTTAACGCAAACGGTTATCTTAACAAGAGCGGAAGGTAGAACGCCGGTTCCAGAGTTTGAAAAGCTTCGAGATCTTGCGAGTCATCATAGCACAATTGCTCTTTTTTTAAGCGCCACATTAACCAAAAAAGTAATGAAGGAATTTATCGATGCAGGTTGGAGCAAGAATACCCCGGTGATTGTCGTTTACAAAGCGTCATGGCCAGATGAACAAATTGTCCGAACGACTGTTGAGCATTTAGATGATGATATGCAAAAAAATGGAATTCGAAAGCAGGCCATGATTTTGGCCGGATGGGCATTAGACGAAAAAATCCACGATAAAAACTACCGTTCGAAACTATATGATCAAAGCTTTACACATGGCTTTCGACGTGGGGTGAAGCCGTGATGATTGCTTTAGAAGAAGGAAAAATTGCTTCTGTTAGTCAAACCGGAGACTACGCAATTGTTGCGATTACGAAACACGGCGTCGAGATTGCTAGAAAGCTAGCACTATCTCTTCAGAATGCTGATTTGTATTATATGAGCAAGTTTGAAAAGGGAGATGAACAAGAACGAGGAGTACAGATGTTTACAGGCAGTGTTCGACTTCTGTTTCCATCACTTTTCAAAGCTTATAAAGGTCTAATTATCATCGTTTCCTTAGGGGCGGTTGTTCGTATGATTGCCCCCCTTTTAATAGACAAAAAAGTGGATCCTGCGGTCGTGGTCATTGATGATAAGGCGGAGCATGTGATCAGTGTATTATCTGGACATATCGGTGGAGCGAATGAGTTAACCAAGGAGGTGGCTGCTATACTGCATGCTCGTCCAGTGATTACGACTGCCTCTGATGTACAAAAAACAATACCCGTTGATTTGTTCGGAAAACGATTTGGCTGGGTGTGGGAATCGGCAGAAAAGTTAACACCAGTGAGTGCATCTGTGGTAAATGAAGAAATGGTTGCGGTTGTGCAGGAATCAGGGGAAAAAGGCTGGTGGACGTATGACCACCCACTACCTGAAAATATTAAACCGCATTCCAGTATTTCGGAAGCCTTAGTAAGAAAACCTCAAGCAGCACTTGTGATTACTCACCGATTAATAGAAAGTGAGGAACAGTCCATCTTGGAAAATGGAGTGTTGTATCGCCCTAAGGTCATTGCTTTAGGTATTGGTTGTAATCGAGGAACATCAAAGGAAGAAATCGAGAAGGTCATTCAAGAAACATTGGCAGAGCTTCGTTTTTCGATGAAAAGTGTGAAGGCCATTTGCTCGATTGATTTGAAAAAAGATGAACAAGGATTAATCGAGGTGGCTAATTATTACGGATGGGAGTTTGTGACGTATTCTGCTGACCAATTGAACAACGTACCTATCGCAAATCCGTCAGAAACCGTCTATAAGTTTACAGGAGCGTATGGTGTGAGTCAGCCAGCATGCTTGCTATACTCTGGAGCGAACCAACCCGTACTCGAGAAGAAAAAATCAGGCAATGTCACCATTTCCGTTGCTCTGATACACTACTAAAAGAAAAGAGGACATATCATGTCAAAAAGAAGAATGGTCATAGCTGGAACCGGGAGTGGTGTCGGAAAAACAACGCTAACAATCGGCCTTATGTCAGCTTTTAAGAAAAAAGGCCTCGTCGTACAAGGGTTTAAATGCGGACCTGATTACATCGACCCGACCTATCATACGGCGGTTACTGGTAGGCCATCAAGAAATCTTGATAGCTGGATGCTCAATCACGAGCTAGTAAAAGAAATCGCCGTTCGAGGTAGCGAAGAAGCTGACATCTCAATTATCGAGGGAGTGATGGGGTTTTACGACGGGAAAAATCCGACTTCAAATGATGGCACTACGGCAGAGATCAGTGTGATTACGAAAAGCCCTGTCGTTCTTGTCGTCAACTGCGCTAGCATGGCTCGTAGTGCTGCAGCAATTGTAAAAGGGTTCCAAGCCTTTAATGACGATGTCAATATTGTTGGGGTCATAGCCAACCAAGTAGGTAGCGAAGGACATTATCAACTAGTAAAAGCTGCAGTCGAGAAGGAATGCCAGATTCCTGTTGTCGGCTATTTGAAAAGAGATGACGAGCTATCCATTCCTGAAAGACATCTCGGTTTAGTTCCTTCGATTGAACGTGGAGAGCTAGAGCCGTTTTTTGAAAAACTTGGTGATCTGGTGCTTGAAACCATTGATGTTGATAAGTTATACGAGTTAGCACAAGCTCCTGAGCTTATGTTGAAAGGACAACAGCTTGGAAAAAACAAAGTCAAAAACGTGCGTATGGCTATTGCAAGAGATGCTGCTTTTAATTTTTATTATCAGGAAAATTTGGAACTGCTCGAGTCTTATGGGGCAGAGTTAGTGGAGTTTTCCCCGTTAAAAGGAGAGTCACTCCCAGAACAGGTGGACGGTCTTTACCTCGGAGGAGGGTACCCTGAGGAGTTCGCACAAGAGTTAGCTGAGTTGGACGAGGTCAAGCATTCTATTAAACACGCGATTGAAAACGGCCTGCCAACATTGGCCGAATGTGGGGGCTTTATGTATTTAACAGATGCAATAGAAACCACAGAGGGGAACAGTTATCCGATGGTTGGACTTATCCCTGGGGTCGTTCAAATGCATAAAAAGCTAGCTGCACTTGGTTATAGGGAAATCACCGGAGAAGAAGGAAATAGGCTGCTTCAAGGCAATCTAGGCGCGAAGGGTCACGAGTTTCACTACTCTACCTTTCATCCGACGTCTGAGTTACCTCCAGCTTACCAAACCAAAGGCATGCGCGGAACAAAAAAGGAAGGTTTCTTAACAAGAAATCTCGTTGCCGGTTATACACATTTACATTTTGGATCCTGCCCAGAATTAGTGGGTAATTGGATATCGCTTTGTAGAGAGTACAAAGGAAGTAAATCTAGGGTTTAGTAACAGACTGCAGGGGATAAATACTGAGTTATTGCCCATGAAATCCAGACATTAGTAGAATACGTGAACTAAATCTAGATTTACAACCTATAAAATCCAAATACTAGTAGAAACATGTCATACTTAGCACAAAGGGAGGTTTCAAAAAATGTCTCAACGTGGATTAAATCTCATCTATACTGGAAATGGAAAGGGCAAGACCACTGCTGCTCTAGGTCTTGCAATTCGAGCGAAAGGGCGAGGAAAACGTGTCTTAGTTCTTCAATTTATCAAGTCTCCCTCCCGAACCTATGGAGAAAAAATCATGTTTGACCAAATAGGGATTGAGATGCAGCAACTAGGAATTGGCTTTACATGGACAAAAACGCCGGAAGAGCATCGAGAGGCGTTAAAAAAAGCATGGACAATCACCAAGGACAAGGTATCCAGCGGGGAATACGATGTTGTGATTTTAGACGAGCTTAATAACGCGCTCGCTATCGATAAGTTTCCGATTGAGGATGTGCTTCCCATCGAGGAAGTAATCCAACTGATCAAACATCGTCCAGAAGCTATGCACCTCGTGATTACAGGACGCTCGGCTCGACAGGAAATATTAGAGCTAGCCGATCTTGTTACCGAGATGAAAGAGGTCAAACACTATTATGAGGAAGACATTCCTGCGGTAAAAGGAATCGAATTTTAAAAAGAAAGCTAACTAGTAGGAAGCGAAATTCAGCTTCTATACCAGTTAGCTTTTAATACGTCTATTAAAAGTTTAACTTTTTCTTGCCCCAAAATGTCGGCTATTTCTTTTTCAATTTCCTCTTTAATCCATGTCATCTCCTTGCAGCTTTCTAGCCCTTTACTCGTTAACTGCAACAATTTTTCACGTAAGTTCTCCTCAGATGTTTCTGCTACAATCATTCCT containing:
- a CDS encoding (2Fe-2S) ferredoxin domain-containing protein, encoding MTTWNLNGTKHHILICNGSSCMRKGGEEVTQAIRDEIKQLELDNKIHTTRTRCNGRCKDACVTIVYPEGIWYKALTEDMGREIVRSHLAQGKILKESVIYTYDQEGFVAPENSDSIEGILKKVKEGV
- a CDS encoding HoxN/HupN/NixA family nickel/cobalt transporter, producing MEFIMFALLAVFIGMRHGIDGDHVAAIADMVGSEQRKKKQLTLGVMYAIGHGMIVMVIGVLFIYIGLQLPDVTKQVLEMLVSFTLILLGMFIIWSIFQQKKDYEYKSRLRIVVEFFHNIANKVKSGTKTNQLSPTKLGAVGAFIIGILHGIGVESPTQIAIISNAMGLDNITVALIQLTLFVFGLLIATIGITFCLSWGFMKARVKDKLFLLLGTVTGAYSLVLGIFMMVELLKGGA
- the cobJ gene encoding precorrin-3B C(17)-methyltransferase; its protein translation is MKGKLLVIGFGPGSEEHITDRAKKALQESDMIIGYKTYVELIEGLLDGQEIISTGMTEEVTRAQEAVRQAEIGKKVAVISSGDAGVYGMAGLVYEVLVEKGWKQDTGVEVEVIPGISAINSCASLLGAPVMHDACTISLSDHLTPWSLIEQRIEAAAQADFVIALYNPMSGRRTRQIVEAQRILLKYRSPETPVGLVKSAFRDRQSITRTTLEDMMNHEIGMLTTVLIGNSSTFFYDDLMITPRGYQRKYTLRQKEQPLKPHQRLKKEAEPWALEQVVVGTSSREIADEALQLILGKSNQPKEYIQQPIQSIFEVSVSPGVVNKKFTPKQMSTLAEIVGDAGSMEYTQDHHIKLQVPTSNPDLVVSELEEVGFLLAPVGDVLTLKACDFCEGEKKDSIPYAEALQARLGGMELPKELKIGFNGCGMACFGAVREDIGIVFRKGAFDLFLGGKTIGRNAHSGQIVAEGIAADEIVGLVDRIVHEYKEKGHPNERFHKFFKRVKNVCDFEFQDVSPSLKIEPAPCGD
- a CDS encoding sirohydrochlorin chelatase; protein product: MKAILFVGHGSRDHEGNDQVREFINDLRANVDASILVETCFLEFERPTVGQGIDLCVEKGATEIAVIPIMLLQAGHSKIHIPGAIDEAKEKYPHISFTYGRPIGIHEEALDILQTRLIEAGEDLEFPDEDTAILLLGRGGSDPDANSDLYKIGRLLWEKTKYRIVEPAFMGVTDPLVNAGIERCIKLGAKKVIILPYFLFTGILIKRLEELVLEFQQSFPGIKFQLAGYFGFHPKLQTILLNRAEEALQGEVKMNCDTCQYRVNAMEFIGHHHHHDHAHDHHHEHEHHHHHHEEKAGSAK
- the cobK gene encoding precorrin-6A reductase is translated as MIFMLAGTSDARALALEIKTEGHELLTTVVTDNAAIEMNKSNIPVHIGRLTADEMVHLIESKGATTVIDASHPFAEEASKNAIQAAKHLGLPYIRYERASQTFDYEKLTVVTTYKEAAQLAATKQGVIMLTTGSKTLQMFTEELLNKPDIRLVARMLPRLDNMKKCEQLGFPQKNIIAIQGPFTKEFDQVLYKQYKVNVMITKESGKVGSVDEKVEAAKELGIEIIMIARPYMDYGDSYSEFSPILKALKGVESNGF
- a CDS encoding precorrin-8X methylmutase, encoding MDFKTEFKPLTVQPEEIEGISFQMIDDEVGEHHYSPEQYRVVQRVIHASADFELGKSLLFHPKAMEAGIQAIRSGKKVVADVQMVQSGVNKTRIEKFGGEVKVYISDTDVMKEAKRLNTTRAIIATRKAIKEAEGGIFAIGNAPTALLELIRLIKEEDAKPGLIIGLPVGFVSAAESKEELAKLDVPFITNIGRKGGSTVTVAALNAISILADQV
- a CDS encoding cobalt-precorrin-5B (C(1))-methyltransferase, whose protein sequence is MAEQVKEEKKLREGYTTGACATAATKAALTALITKEDQTESTIFLPVGRFVTFAIESCQVSTTIAEATVIKDGGDDPDATHEAEIISTVTWSKEPGISLDGGMGVGRVTKPGLPVPVGEAAINPVPRKMILGVAEEVLQAYKVEKGIKIVISVPAGEEIAKKTLNGRLGILGGISILGTRGIVVPFSTSAYKASIVQAISVARASGCDQIVITTGGRSEKYAMKQYPDLPEEAFVEMGDFVGFSLKQCKKQGAKKVSMVGMMGKFSKVAQGVMMVHSKSAPIDFGFLAEMAEQAGAHEELVNDIKGANTASQVGDMMSELGYHQFFDLLCGSCCSEALKEVNGGLEVDTTIYTLKGELLGKAVRQG
- the cbiE gene encoding precorrin-6y C5,15-methyltransferase (decarboxylating) subunit CbiE; translation: MKPIKMIGIGDDGKKSLLPHYEKWIYESELLVGGHRQLAYFPDYTGETLPIEGGLTSLVEKLITETKRIVILASGDPLFFGIGSYLSSKLPLEIFPYLSSVQLAFAKMGERWQDAHVESLHGRSMKGLAQRIDGKSKVAILTDVENSPNIIADYLLSFGMTEYEAFVGENLGGDHERVGWYQLQDMRTFEFSPLNIVILKKVNPAPSWPIGIDDHEFIQRKPEKGLITKKEVRVLSVSSLQLQRDSVVWDIGTCTGSVAIEAGRIARDGQIYAIEKNEADLDNCIQNLAKFRVDANVVHGKAPEKLDEFPSPDAVFIGGTAGGMEEILRICCKRLNQNGRIVLNAVTIENLAEAMAVFKRNHFKTEVTLAQISRSKPILNLTRFDALNPIYIISAKREDGEETC
- the cobI gene encoding precorrin-2 C(20)-methyltransferase, which produces MLGTLYGLGVGPGDPELITVKAFRRLKESPVIAYPKKQRGSKSYAHKIIDVYFQPEEKEMLGLVFPMTKDQDILEKKWTETVEQICEKLQQGKDVAFVTEGDPLLYSTFIHMMRLMQEKHPEVPIEVVPGISSFNGAASRLGIALADGDDHIAIVPARDDYETMKKVIQENDCVIFIKVAKVIDVMLHVLRDLDLLHKASVVTKVTSDEEIIWNAAELDGAELEYLTLMVVRK